A DNA window from Streptomyces asoensis contains the following coding sequences:
- a CDS encoding SAM-dependent methyltransferase, with amino-acid sequence MTDHVTSPGPAAHQKIDTSVPHSARIWNYWLGGKDNYPVDEQAGDAYTAVFPGIVTIARSSRAFLRRNITYLVSEAGIRQFLDVGTGLPTAENTHEVAQRIAPASRIVYVDNDPMVLAHARALLYSTAEGATSYVDADVLDPERILEAAAGTLDLGRPTALILSNILGHIADHDRARSIVTTLMAALPSGSYLSVNDGSRGVDPVFEAAQDAYNESGAVPYNLRTVEEITAYFDGLELLDPGVVSVPLWRPEGTSPAPDVIGEHGGLARKP; translated from the coding sequence ATGACCGACCATGTGACTTCGCCCGGACCAGCGGCTCATCAGAAGATCGACACATCGGTGCCGCACTCGGCCCGTATCTGGAACTACTGGCTCGGCGGGAAGGACAACTACCCCGTCGACGAGCAGGCGGGCGACGCCTACACGGCCGTGTTCCCCGGCATCGTCACCATCGCCCGCAGCAGCCGTGCGTTCCTGCGCCGCAACATCACCTACCTGGTCTCCGAGGCGGGCATCCGGCAGTTCCTGGACGTCGGTACCGGCCTGCCGACAGCCGAGAACACGCACGAGGTCGCCCAGCGGATCGCCCCCGCGTCGCGGATCGTCTACGTCGACAACGACCCGATGGTCCTGGCGCACGCCCGCGCGCTCCTCTACTCCACCGCCGAGGGCGCGACCTCGTACGTGGACGCCGACGTACTGGACCCCGAGCGCATCCTGGAGGCCGCCGCCGGCACGCTGGACCTCGGCCGTCCCACCGCTCTCATCCTGAGCAACATCCTGGGCCACATCGCCGACCACGACCGGGCCCGCTCCATCGTCACCACGCTGATGGCGGCGCTGCCGTCCGGGAGCTACCTCTCCGTCAACGACGGTTCGCGGGGCGTCGACCCGGTCTTCGAGGCGGCGCAGGACGCCTACAACGAGAGCGGCGCCGTGCCCTACAACCTCCGTACCGTCGAGGAGATCACGGCGTACTTCGACGGCCTGGAACTCCTGGACCCCGGGGTCGTGTCGGTCCCGCTCTGGCGGCCCGAAGGCACCTCCCCCGCCCCGGACGTCATCGGCGAACACGGCGGTCTCGCCCGCAAGCCGTGA
- a CDS encoding serine/threonine-protein kinase, with amino-acid sequence MDTWAVPGYAESLELGAGAGGRVVLAVHEETGVPVAVKYLSESLRTRPGFVRGFRAEARLLGGLESPYVAGLYEYVESPDGAAIVMELVDGVSLRTLLTRAAPFEPEAALVVLKGSLLGLADAHRVGVVHRDYKPENVLVVPDGSSRLVDFGIAVDVGAGAGAAGTPSYMAPEQWTGAPASPAADVYAATATFFECLTSHRPYTGDNLAELALQHIDAPVPVGEVPEAVRELVRRGLAKDPAERPGHAEEFVTELEAAAGAAYGPDWEERGRGRLAAVVALLPLLLPSARSAPQTTTDTARTVLRRPPRPGRVQRWLPGRTGMLVSGAALVLGVLLSYGLQPGPGAAAQQAAQALATTSARPAADPVEPTAPAASASASSSASTSAGPSPALSAPGTPTAGTGAPSESTSATAAGEPTTPGEPTAEATPTTGATPTTASPTASEPSAPAVKDVTVTGLRQTGPTTATATVDVTTDGTGPLTITVAWFTGDSARGLGTADGAPQTFRRSGATRYTLTADHTFQNQGCYWTVRVTTTPASSDGGASQQLVTRQCEIR; translated from the coding sequence ATGGACACATGGGCAGTGCCCGGATACGCCGAGTCCCTGGAGCTCGGGGCCGGAGCCGGCGGGCGCGTCGTGCTGGCCGTGCACGAGGAGACGGGCGTGCCGGTCGCGGTCAAGTACCTCAGCGAGTCGCTGCGTACCAGACCGGGCTTCGTGCGCGGGTTCCGGGCGGAGGCACGACTCCTGGGCGGACTGGAGAGCCCGTACGTCGCCGGTCTGTACGAGTACGTGGAGAGTCCGGACGGCGCCGCCATCGTGATGGAGCTGGTGGACGGTGTCTCCTTGCGGACCCTGCTGACCAGGGCGGCCCCGTTCGAACCCGAGGCCGCGCTCGTGGTCCTCAAGGGATCGCTGCTCGGTCTGGCCGACGCGCACCGTGTCGGCGTCGTCCACCGCGACTACAAACCGGAGAACGTCCTGGTCGTGCCGGACGGTTCGTCCCGGCTCGTCGACTTCGGCATCGCGGTGGACGTCGGCGCCGGCGCCGGCGCCGCGGGGACACCCTCCTACATGGCGCCGGAGCAGTGGACCGGCGCACCCGCCTCTCCCGCCGCCGACGTGTACGCGGCCACGGCCACGTTCTTCGAATGCCTGACGAGCCACCGGCCCTACACGGGTGACAACCTCGCCGAACTCGCCCTTCAGCACATCGACGCGCCCGTCCCCGTCGGCGAGGTCCCCGAGGCCGTGCGGGAGCTGGTGCGGCGGGGCCTCGCCAAGGACCCGGCGGAACGTCCCGGACACGCCGAGGAGTTCGTCACGGAGCTGGAGGCGGCCGCCGGCGCCGCCTACGGCCCCGACTGGGAGGAACGCGGCCGCGGCCGGCTCGCCGCGGTGGTGGCCCTGCTCCCGCTGCTGCTGCCCTCGGCCCGCAGCGCCCCGCAGACCACCACCGACACCGCCCGCACCGTCCTGCGCCGGCCGCCGCGCCCCGGCCGGGTGCAGCGGTGGCTGCCCGGCCGGACGGGGATGCTCGTGTCCGGTGCGGCCCTCGTGCTGGGCGTCCTGCTGTCCTACGGCCTCCAGCCCGGCCCGGGAGCTGCCGCGCAACAGGCGGCGCAGGCCCTGGCCACCACCAGCGCCCGACCCGCCGCGGACCCCGTAGAGCCCACCGCTCCTGCCGCGTCGGCCTCGGCCTCCTCCTCCGCGTCCACGTCGGCCGGCCCTTCCCCCGCCCTTTCGGCCCCGGGCACGCCGACCGCGGGTACCGGCGCCCCCTCGGAGTCCACGAGCGCGACCGCGGCCGGGGAACCGACCACGCCCGGCGAGCCGACCGCGGAGGCGACGCCGACCACCGGGGCGACGCCGACGACGGCGTCCCCCACCGCGTCGGAGCCGTCCGCTCCCGCCGTCAAGGACGTCACCGTGACGGGCCTGCGGCAGACGGGTCCGACGACCGCCACGGCGACCGTCGACGTCACCACGGACGGAACCGGCCCGCTCACCATCACGGTCGCCTGGTTCACCGGTGACAGCGCACGAGGGCTCGGCACCGCGGACGGCGCGCCCCAGACCTTCCGGCGCAGCGGGGCCACCCGGTACACCCTCACGGCCGACCACACCTTCCAGAACCAGGGCTGCTACTGGACGGTGCGGGTCACGACCACCCCCGCCTCCAGCGACGGCGGCGCCTCGCAGCAGCTCGTGACCAGGCAGTGTGAGATCCGATGA
- the gdhA gene encoding NADP-specific glutamate dehydrogenase yields the protein MNPSAHIEAVYAQVCRRDPGETEFHQAVGEVLHTLAPALQAHPEYVDALIPERMCEPERQLMFRVPWVDDAGRVQVNRGYRVEFSSALGPYKGGLRFHPSVNLGIVKFLGFEQIFKNALTGLAIGGGKGGSDFDPKGRSDHEVMRFCQAFMTELYRHLGEHTDVPAGDIGVGGREIGYLFGQYKRITNRFEAGVLTGKGLSWGGSQARTEATGYGAVYFAQEMLATRGQDFDGRKVVVSGSGNVAVYAIEKVHALGGTVVACSDSSGYLVDPDGIDLELLKAVKEVRRARLSAYAEARPTARFSDRGSVFEVPCDIALPCATQNELGGQEAGVLVKNGVLAIAEGANMPCTPEAIEVFREAGVLFGPGKAANAGGVATSALEMQQNASRDVWTFEQTETRLATVMRSVHAQCRATAETYAGTPDDYVLGANIAGFLRVAEAMTAQGVV from the coding sequence ATGAATCCCAGTGCTCACATCGAGGCCGTCTACGCACAGGTCTGCCGGCGCGATCCCGGGGAGACCGAGTTCCACCAGGCGGTGGGAGAGGTGCTGCACACGCTGGCGCCGGCCTTGCAGGCGCACCCCGAGTACGTCGACGCGTTGATCCCCGAGCGGATGTGCGAGCCCGAGCGGCAGCTGATGTTCCGGGTGCCGTGGGTGGACGACGCCGGGCGCGTGCAGGTCAACCGCGGCTACCGGGTCGAGTTCAGCAGCGCGCTCGGCCCCTACAAGGGCGGCCTGCGCTTCCACCCCAGCGTGAACCTCGGCATCGTGAAGTTCCTGGGCTTCGAGCAGATCTTCAAGAACGCCCTGACCGGGCTGGCCATCGGCGGCGGCAAGGGCGGCTCGGACTTCGACCCCAAGGGCCGCAGCGACCACGAGGTCATGCGCTTCTGCCAGGCCTTCATGACCGAGCTGTATCGGCATCTGGGCGAACACACCGACGTCCCCGCGGGCGACATCGGGGTGGGCGGGCGCGAGATCGGCTACCTCTTCGGCCAGTACAAGCGGATCACCAACCGCTTCGAGGCGGGCGTCCTGACCGGCAAGGGCCTCTCCTGGGGCGGCTCGCAGGCCCGCACCGAGGCCACCGGCTACGGCGCGGTGTACTTCGCGCAGGAGATGCTGGCCACGCGCGGGCAGGACTTCGACGGCCGCAAGGTCGTGGTCTCCGGCTCCGGGAACGTGGCGGTCTACGCGATCGAGAAGGTGCACGCGCTGGGCGGGACCGTCGTGGCCTGCTCCGACTCCTCCGGATACCTCGTCGACCCGGACGGCATCGACCTGGAGCTGCTCAAGGCGGTCAAGGAAGTACGCAGGGCCCGGCTGTCGGCCTACGCCGAGGCCAGGCCCACCGCACGGTTCTCGGACCGGGGCTCGGTCTTCGAGGTGCCCTGCGACATCGCCCTGCCGTGCGCCACGCAGAACGAACTCGGCGGACAGGAGGCGGGCGTCCTGGTGAAGAACGGCGTCCTCGCGATCGCCGAGGGCGCCAACATGCCGTGCACCCCGGAGGCGATCGAGGTCTTCCGGGAGGCGGGCGTCCTGTTCGGCCCCGGCAAGGCTGCCAACGCGGGCGGTGTGGCCACCTCCGCGCTGGAGATGCAGCAGAACGCCTCTCGCGACGTGTGGACCTTCGAGCAGACCGAGACCCGGCTGGCCACCGTCATGCGGAGCGTGCACGCCCAGTGCCGCGCCACCGCCGAGACCTACGCGGGCACCCCGGACGACTACGTCCTGGGCGCCAACATCGCGGGCTTCCTGCGGGTGGCGGAGGCGATGACGGCGCAGGGGGTCGTCTGA
- a CDS encoding putative leader peptide: MRHCGDLTAPITTTAPFSGFSRRRHIDLRRSASCLCQG, from the coding sequence GTGCGGCACTGCGGCGACCTGACTGCCCCGATCACCACCACGGCACCGTTCTCCGGCTTCTCCCGCCGTCGCCACATCGATCTGCGGCGTTCCGCCAGCTGTCTGTGTCAGGGCTGA